The DNA sequence TTACAAATAAGATCACTCTTAACCCTGAGAATATGACCCTCAGTACTTTTTAGGATATAAGAGCCTTCATACTAATCATTACTAATCTTAATTAGACATTTACAATTTTTGCTCCTATACTCTTGGGAAAAAAGAGATAGAGTTATTTTTTTATAGTCATCCTTCGGCTTTTTGTCTCTTCGTAACCATTGATAGACAAAGCATATCGCTACCCCAAACCCCGATAATGGATACTATGAATTAATTTAACTCAGGGCAAAATTATCGTCACACCCCATTTTTAAGATAGTTAATGGATTGCCTATTTACCTATAGCCATAGGGATATAAAGTTAGTGGGAAAATTATTGATGTTTTTTCCTACTTATAAATATGTCCGATATTGGCGTAGTTTTGTGATGCAAAAAATTAGATAAACTGTATATTTTTGTGCGGTTAAATTCACCCATTCATTATCTTAATAAATAATCTCAATATCCATGACAAATAAATCAAATTCATTGACTACATTAACTCTCGGATACCCTCGCATTGGCGAAAAAAGAGAAGTAAAAAAAGCCTTAGAATCCTATTGGGCAAAGAAAATTAGTTCTGATGAACTATATACCACCATTGAAGACATTGAAAAATCGAATTGGCAAAAACAAATAGATGCGGGGATTGATTTAATTGCCGTGGGGGATATGAGTTTATATGATCATATCTTAGACTGGACTGTTTATTTGGGTTTAATTCCTTCTCGTTTTAAGTCTTTTACTGGTTTACAACAATATTTTGCCATGGCCCGGGGCGCTGATGGTATTCCGGCCTTAGAAATGACAAAATGGTTTGACACTAACTATCATTACCTTGTCCCTGAAATTGAGGCAGATTGTCAACCCTGTAATAATTTTCAAGGGTTTTTAAATCAAGTAAAACGAGGGCAAAATATTTTAGTAAAAAGTGCTAACCCTATTATTATTAGCCCTGTAACCCTCGTTGCCCTTAGTAGATATGAGGGTAGTTTGAGAGAAAATGTAGAGAAATTATTGCCTTTATATCAATCTTTATTGGAGGAGTTAAAGGGTTATGGCATCACAGAAATACAAATTCATGAGCCTATTTTAGTTACCGATGAAACCGCAGAGGTAAAAGAAGCGACTATCAAAACCTATGAAATTTTTAACCAAGTGGGTTTAGCCATTAATTTAGTGACTTATTTTGAGGATTTGGGTAATAACTATGGTTGGGTAATTAATTTACCCGTTGAAGCCATCAGTCTCGATTTCACGAGGGGTAATAATTTAGATTTACTGCAAAAGTATGGATTTCCCAGCGATAAACGTTTGGGGGTAGGTATTGTTGATGCGCGTAATGTGTGGCAGGTTAATTATGCACAGGTGCAGGATGTTTTAGAAACGGTTAAAACTGTTACTACTAATATCAGTATTCAACCTTCGGCTTCCTTGCAGTTTGTGCCTTTGGATGTGGAAAGGGAGGTTAATTTACCAGCGCACCTTAGAAATATCCTTAGTTTTGCCCAACAAAAATTAATTGAGCTAAAAATGCTTTCAACGGAAGGAAATGGGCAATTTTGGCAAGAAAAGAATGACAAATGGCAATCATTTAAGGCTTTAGCCCCCCATCGCCCTGGGGTGCAAGAAAAGGTTAAGGGTTTAACGGTGGAAGATTTCCAGCGCACTTTATCCTATGAAGAAAGAATTAAGCAACAAATAAAGTTACCAATTTTCCCCACCACCACCATCGGCTCGTTTCCTCAAACCAAGAAGCTGAGAAGGTTACGACTAAATTATAAAAAAGGAGAATTAAGTTTACAAGAATATCAAGAAGCCATTGACAAGGAAATCGCTGAATGTATTAAATTACAAGAAGATATTGGCTTAGATGTGTTAGTTCATGGGGAATTTGAGCGCACCGACATGGTAGAATTCTTTGGACAACGGTTGTCTGGTTTTGCTTTCACCGACTCGGGTTGGGTACAAAGTTACGGTAGTCGTTATGTGCGCCCCCCCATTATTTTTGGGGATGTGGAAAGAAACGAACCCATGACCATCAGGGAGTTTAAAATCGCTCAAGCCCTTACGGATAAACCTGTTAAGGGGATGTTAACTGGCCCTGTTACCATGTTAAATTGGTCATTTCCCCGCGCTGATATTTCCCGTAAACATCAAGCCTTCCAAATTGCTTTGGCACTTCAAGCAGAGGTGGCTGATTTACAAGAGGCTGGGGCGTTAATCATTCAAATGGATGAACCTGCCTTCAGGGAAGGATTACCCCTAAAAACCGCTCTCTGGGCTGATTATCTCACATGGGCAGTGGATGCTTTTCGGTTAGCCAGTGCGATCGCCCTTCCTGTAACACAGATACATACTCATATGTGCTATTCTGAATTTGGAGATATTATCAAAGACATCGAAAAAATGGATGCTGACGTTATCTCTATCGAAAATAGCCGTAGCAATAATCGCACCCTCGAGGAAGTAACCACCGCAGGATATAACCACCAAATCGGCAATGGAGTATATGATATTCATAGCCCCGTAGTGCCTTCGATTCAACAAATGGTAAAACAATTAGAAGAAGGAATTAAAAATCTACCCTTACAACAAATTTGGGTAAATCCCGATTGTGGCTTAAAAACCCGTCATTGGAATGAAGTTATTCCCGCCCTAACCAATATGGTAGAAGCCACTAAAATTATTCGTCAACAAGCCGAAAAATAAAAGAGTTATGGGGAGTATGGGGGATAATAGTTTAATTTTAGTTCAATTTATTGAACGAACTACCATTAGCCGTGTAATTTATTACACGGTGGGGCAACTGCTGAAATACAATCTATCTATAAGGAATTTTCCGAACTTGATATAATTCATTACACGGTGGGGCAACTGCGAGGATACTTGATATTATGAGGCCATGGGGGTATAAACTTTACCCCTTCACCTTAACTTTGAGATAGACGTTTAACCTCTTGCCCCCCCAACAAAGACTCCGCTTCCGCCAGAAGACGGGGAATTTGCTCACCATAGGGGCTTTTTTGTAAACAAGAAGTTAAATCCAAGCCCTGTAACTTATCAGCCTTTTGCCCGGGAAACCAATGCCCCCCATTACCCAAAAGGTTATAACGCATTTTGCCATATTCCACCATGTCATAAGCAAGGGCGAGATTACGTAACCATAAAATGGTAGATATATTAATATTTCCGGGGGTTTCCTTATAACTAGGCAAACCTCGGCGCCATGTCTTTAACCATTTTTCCCCTAAAACTTTCTTAGCCTCATTTTCCAATCTTTCAATGATAGGAGGTAATAAAACATTAGCCTTTTCTAATAATGGTAAAGTGTTGAGATGCTCATCAAAATCCTCTGGTTTTGCCGCCCCTAAACTAAGGGTATGCACTGGGGCATGGGATAAACAAAATAAATTATTAAATACCATGGGGCTAAGGGGTTGACATAATTCCCTTAACTTTGGAGAAGGTTGATATAATAAACCACCCTTATTAGAAGGGCTGATAATAAATACCCCCATATCTAGTTTATTAGCTTCTGCAATGGCTGCCCAATTTTCTTGATTAATCCAATACCAGTGTAAATTTACATAGTCAAACTGGTTGGTTTTAATGGTATCTATGATTAAATGGGTGTCGCCATGGGTAGAAAATCCAACATATTTGACTTTTCCTTCTGCCTGTAGTTTACGCACCTCATCAAGACAACCCCCTTTTTTTATGGTCATTTCCAGTAATTCGGGGGTATTAATACCATGGATGCCCAATAAATCCACATAGTCTAGTTGTAGATATGCTAAGGATTTATCAAAAGTTTCCCTAAATTTACGACTATCACTTTGGGGAGATACCTTGGTTTGAATGATTAAATCTTCTCTGGGAAATTGGGGTAAAATACGCCCTAACTGCATTTCTGATGTGCCATAACCCCTTGCGGTTTCGATGTGATTAATACCAAGCTCAATACTACGTTTGATAACGGCTTCTAAGTTATCTTGATTGTCTTGGGGTATATCTTTTTGGGGTACATCTTGCCATTTATATTGGTAGCGCATTCCTCCACAGGAAAATACGGGCATTTGTAATTCTGTTCTACCAAATCTACGATACAGCATAGAGAAAAGCTAAGTTAATGGTTAATTTTCTTAACATAACTTTACCATATTTGTTTGGGGGGCTGGTTTTGCTTATAAATTGGTTAATTGAATGATGGCTTTTTGTAGGGCATTGAGGGGGATTTCTCCTCTTTTTAAACTTAATTCTAGGTTGAGGAGAATGGGTAAGGTTGATTGTAGTTTCTGGGCGCTGATGTGACTGACTTCTTTTTTGAGGAAATAGATTCTTTTGGGATTGCCAACATCGGCTTGGGTAGCGATTTTTTTTTCGTCTTTTTCCCCTGATTCGATGATGGTTTTTACCATAGCCCAAGTGCGAAATTGTCCTACTAGGGTAGCAACTATTCGGAGGGCTGGTTCATTTAAATTAATTAATTCTTGGGCCAGTTGCAGGGCTTTCCCTGTGTCTTGTTTTAGAATTGCTTGGGCTAGTTGGAGGCTGTTTTGGTTACTGACGTTAACTAGGGCGTTAACGGTTTCTTGGGAGATGGGTTGGGGGTTGTCTCCTTGGTAGAGGGCGAGTTTGTCTAATTCTTGCCATAGTAAGCGACTGTCGTTACCGACACAGGTGGCAAGGGTTTGGATGGCGGGGGGAGTTAGTTTAATATTTTTTTCTTGGGCTGTTTCTTCTACTCTTTTGATTAAAATATCGGTTTGCCAGATGGGGATAAGGGAAAATTCTTTGATTTGGGTATATTGATTGATTAATTTGGTGCTTTTGATTCGGGCATCGGGTTTTTTTCGACTGGTGAATAGAAGATGACTGGTTTCTGGGATTTGTTGTAGGGTGTTTTTGAGGATTGATAGTAATTCTTCGCTACAGGTTTGACATATGGTTGTATTATTTAACCATACAAGGCGATCGCCATTACCGAAGGGAGGAGTCATAACTTCCATCAAGGCTTGTTTGATGTTATCTTCTTTATCACCGTTAATTTTTTCATAGTTAAACTGTACCCAATTTGAGTCTATTTTATCTTCTTTTATAAGGGCGATCGCCCGATTCATGGCAAAATCATCTTCACCCCAATAATAATAAATTGGCATGGCTAAAATTGACAGATAAGGTAAATCAAAACTTTATCATTAAACGAATGATTTTCCATAACAATGATAAATCGGACAATAACATAGTCGATAATTCGTGTAGGATTATGGTGTAGTTACTAATGCCTAACTTTAGCATCCAACTTCGGTTATTTAATGAGTCAAACCATCGTTATTAAAATTGGTACTTCTAGTTTAACAATTCCGGAAACGGGAAGCCTTGCCCTATCCACCATTGCTACCCTCGTCGAAACCCTCACCAATCTAAGACAAAAGGGTTATAACATCATTTTAGTTTCCTCAGGCGCAGTGGGGGTTGGTTGCGGTAGATTAGGCATCTCTAAACGCCCCCAAAATTTAAATCAAAAACAAGCTATTGCAGCGGTGGGGCAAGGGCGCTTAATCCGTATCTATGATGATTTATTTAATAATTTAGGGCAGCCCATCGCCCAAATTTTGCTTACCCGTCATGATTTTAAGGAAAGAAGTAGTTACGTCAATGCTAGTAACACTTTTCGGGCTTTATTGGATTTGGGAGTAATCCCCGTGGTAAATGAAAATGATACCGTGGCAACCGATGAGTTAAAATTCGGTGATAATGATACCCTCTCGGCTTTAGTGGCTAGTTTAGTGGATGCTGATTGGTTGTTTTTATTGACCGATGTTGATAAACTATATTCTGCTGACCCTCGTTTAGTGCCTTCTGCTACTCCCATTGATTTGGTGGCAAGGCATGAGTTATCTAATTTAGATATTGATGTGGGTGATAGTGGCACCAATTGGGGCACAGGGGGCATGGTTACTAAAATTACCGCCGCTCGTATCGCTACAGGGGCAGGGGTGACAACGGTTATCACCAATGGTAAGAATCCTACTAATATCCTTGATATTTTAGCAGGAAGGGCGATCGGTACTCGTTTTGAACCTCAACCACGTCCAGAAAATGCCCGTAAGCGTTGGATTATTAATGGTTTAGTTTCTAAGGGCAAAATATATCTTGACAATGGGGCAACTAAGGCTATTTGTGAGCAAGGAAAATCCCTTTTATCCGCAGGAATTTTAGCCATTGAGGGTGATTTTAATAGTGCTGATGCAGTGGATTTATATGCCCCTGATAATTTGCCTGTGGCACGGGGTATCGTTAATTATAGTAGTAATGAATTACAGCTAATTAAGGGTAAAAAGTCTCAAAAAATTTATGAAATACTTGGTTATGAGGGAGCACAGACAGTTATCCATCGAGATAATTTAGTCGTTATTGATTAAGATTTTTTGCGGATTGATGTTGATAAAAGTTGGTGTTAAATACTGTTTATGAAAAAGGTATTATTTATTAGTAATGGTCATGGGGAAGATTTAAATGGCAGTTTAATCGCTGAGGCTTTAAAAAAAATTGATCCTAATTTAATTATTGATACTTTTCCTATTGTGGGGCAGGGTAAAAGTTATCTTAATAAGGGTTTTAATGTGGTTGCACCTATTTTAACTATGCCCTCTGGGGGAATGTTTTATCTCAATCCTCGTAATTTTGTCAAAGATTTATGGGCGGGTTTATTGGGATTAACTTTTAAACAAATTTTAACTTTATTTAAACTCAGAAAAAACTATGATATTTTTGTGGCAATTGGGGATATAGTACCTTTATTATTCTGTTTTTTAATTAGAAAAAAGTTTTTTATTTTTTTAGTTGCTTATTCTAGTTATTATGAAGGTAAATTGGGCTTACCTTTATTTAGTCGTTTTTTCTTAAATTCTTCTTTATGTTTAGGGGTTTTTACGAAGGATAATTTCACGGCTCAAGATTTACAAAAACAGGGTATTAAGAGGGTTAGTTGTTATGGTTATCCGATTATGGATGCGTTAAAAATTAACTCGAATAAGATGGGTTTTAATGTTCAAAGTCAAACTTTAAATGACGACTCAAACCCTTCTATGATAGCTCTTTTACCAGGTAGTAGAGTACCTGAAGCGGTGAATAATTTACAATTACAAATTCAAGTTTGTGAAAGGTTAGTGCATCTTTCTTCAAAGCCATGGCGGTTTTGTGGGGCTTTGGTGACGGATATTATTTATAGTGATGTGGCGAAAATTGCCAAAGATTTGGGTTGGAATTTTTATTTTTCTAATGATTTTAAAAAAAGTAAAAAAAATAATTATATTTCCTTAAAAGAAAAGCCAGAAAAATTAATTTTAACTAAAAATATTAATGAGCAAAATGTTACTATTGAGTTATTTTATAATAGTTTTGCCGAGATTTTAATTAGCAGTGATTTGATTTTAGGAATGGCTGGAACTGCCATAGAACAAGGAGTTGGTTTAGGTAAACCCGTAGTACAAATTATTGGTGGAGGCCCTCAATTTACTTATCGTTTTGCCGAGGCTCAAATGCGTTATTTAGGGCTTAATATTCGTACGGTAACTGAGTTTCGGGATTTAGATTTGATGTTTAGTCAGGGGGCAAGGGAGATTATGGAAATTATGGAAGATAGTCAGTATTTAGCTGATTGTCGGGAGAATGGATTGGAAAGAATTGGTTCTGCGGGGGCTTCAAGGGCGATCGCCCATAGTATAATCTCAACCATTAGGGATTAAATTAATACCAAATTTGTTCCATAGCCCATTTAATCACCGAGCGCACCTTAACTATTTCCTTTTCTTGTCCTTTTTAGGATAAAAAACCTGAGGATAACCAAGGGGGCGTACCTCCTGATACTTTCTTTCCTCCTCCTTCTGCCGCACTTGGGTATAATCTAACCAATGAATACAATCCACAGGGCAAGTGTCCATAGCCTCTTGAATAATATCCTCCTCATCTCCATTTTGGTTATACACCCTAGAGCGCCCAAAATTATCCTCAATATAAAAAGTATTAGGGGCAACATGAACGCAATTTTTACAACCAATACAAGTCACCTCATCCACATAAACCCCCCTTTGACGAACACTCCCCCCCAACTCAGGTTCAAAACCAGTCCTTTCAGGGTTATCACGCCAAACCCCTCCCAATTCAGGCTCAAAGCCACTGGTTTCGGGAATATTTTGTTCATCAAACATAACAAACCTCATCAAAAATAACAGCAACCCATCACCAAAACCCCACCCAATCAAAAACAGTGGGTAACAATAATCATTACCCACCCACAAAACGAAAAAACTAACTCCAACGCTGTACCACTAAACGGATAGAGCCATCCTCATTCTTTTGTTGCTCAGTCACAGCAAACCCCTGTTGGCTAGACTCCGTCAAAACAGTATGTAAAGCATAATTCTGAGTTACACGCTGTAAAAACCCATCAACAGTCCAAGGCTGTTGCCAGTATTGTAAATCAGCCACTAACTCATAATGTTGACCATTCCAGCTAAAACCAATATCATAATTGTTTTCCTGTGCAATGACCAAATCAGCCTTACTGGTTTGCCCCTGATAACCACGAACCTCAGAAGGGCCCTCCTTCCAATCAATTTTGAGGTCATTTAAGGCAGATTTGAGAGAAGTTAGATTGCGAATTTGCGTCTTGATGCTACTAAAATGTGACATAAATTTATCTTGATAGAGTAAACAAAAATTGGAAAAATGAGATTTATATATAAAAGTTTACCAATTCTGATTCTGAATTTGATTTTCAGATTCGATTTTTTGTTGGTAATAATCCGATGTTTTTTGGCTAGAAATGACAACGCCCAACTGTTCTTCGATCGCCCTAGTCACCTCCTCACAAGACTTCCCCACAATACCAGTAACCCTTTCTTTTACCCTACCATCAGGATAAATAATAAATTCTAAAGTTTCCATTGCCATGGATATTTACCCTCACTATATAAAAAAATTCTCAGAAATTGTACAAAAATTACAATTACCCTCCATTAACATGATAGACAAATTGAAGATTATTGCATTATGCAAAATAAATAAAAATCTGGGGAAAAATAAAATTAAAATAAAAAAAGAATATCATTGAACAATGATTGCACCATGAAAATCGCCCCAAAACCCGACAACGAACAAGAGCGTATCAATGCCCTTCTTGCCTACGATATTTTAGACACCGAATTCGAGCAAGTTTATGACGAACTCACCGAATTAGCCTCCTCCATCTGTCAAACCCCCATCGCCCTTATTAGCCTCATCGATGAAAATAGACAGTGGTTTAAATCGAGGGTAGGATTAGAAGCCAGGGAAACTAATCGCGATATTGCTTTCTGTAGCCATGCCATTTTAAAACAAGAAGAAGTTTTAATCGTTGAAGATGCTACCAAAGATGAACGTTTCGCCGATAACCCCTTAGTCTTAAAAAATCCCTCCATTCGTTTCTATGCAGGAGCGCCCCTTATCACCCCCAATGGTTTCGCCCTAGGTACATTATGCGCCATCGACACCAAACCCAAAACCTTAACCGCCGCCCAAGAAAAAGCCCTCAAAATCTTAGCAAAACAAGTCATTAGCCAATTAGAACTTCGGCTATCATTTAAAAAACTACAAACTTACTCCACAGAATTAAGACAAATTAACGCAGGAAAAGACCGTTTTTTCTCCATCATTGCCCATGACTTAAAATCCCCCTTTAATGCCATGCTTGGGTTTGCCGAAATTCTCCATAAAGACGTTGATAATTTAGACGACGAACAAATAAAAGAAATCAGCTCAGACATATATAGTACAGGTAAATCTACCCTAAAACTATTAGATAACCTTTTACAATGGTCTATGCTAGAAACAGGCAATTTATCTTGGCGCCCTAAAAGACTTAATCTTCGTGAAGTAGTAGAAGAAGTTTTAGAGTTACTTTCTGGCACAGCCTTTCACAAAAAAATTATTTTAGTCAATGAAGTTAGCCCCGATATTAATATTTACGGCGATTTAATTATGCTCGAGTCAGTGATTCAAAATTTAGTGAATAACGCTATCAAATTTAGCCACATGGGGGAAAAAATTACTATTACCTGTGAGTTAGAAAATAATAACCTAGTTAGGGTGATAGTAGCTGATTCAGGGGTTGGTATGACTCAAGAGCAAATGAATCGTTTATTTGAAATAGAATATACCGCCACTAAATTAGGTACGGAAGGGGAAAAAGGTACAGGGTTAGGATTACTGTTATGTAAAGAATTTGTCCATCGCAACGGTGGCTCTTTTAGGGTTGAATCAGACTTACATCAAGGTTCTCGCTTTAGTTTTACCATTCCTCGAATTTAACCTTTTTTGTATTATACGAAGTTTTGTAATGTAATATATATCCTATCTGGAAAATAAATTAAGTTTATTACTAAAGCTAGAAAAGAGTGATAATTTTGTGGAATGTAGTATTCGTTATCGCCCCGCCTTTGCCACTATTTTTGTAACCCTACAACCTAGGGAAAAAATTACCGCCGAGGCAGGAGCAATGGTTAGTATGGATGGGGGAATAACTATTAAAACCGAGTTTTCTGGTGGTTTTTTCCCTGCCCTGATGCGTAGGTTTTTTGGTGGAGAATCTTTGTTTGTGAATGTTTTCCAGAATAACACCAATGTCCCTCAAACCCTAGTGTTAAGTCAGGCTATGATTGGCGACATTGAACATAAAAAACTAAGTTCAAAACCTTTTTGTTTGCAACCTGGGGCTTATATTGCCCATACTCCTGGGGCTAAAATGGGAGTGCGTTGGGCTGGTTTTTCTAGTTGGTTTGCGGGGGAAGGGTTGTTTAAACTGCAATTTACGGGTAAAGGGCAGGTTTTATTTGGCTCTTATGGTGGTTTGACTCAAAAGGAAGTTAGTGGCGATTTTGTGGTGGATAATAGCCATTTGGTTGCCTATGAGGGTGATTTGAAAATGAATATTGGTTTATCGGGAAATCTACTCTCCTCCATGACTTCGGGGGAAGGTTTTGTTAATCGGATTACGGGAAGGGGTACTATTTATCTTCAATCTCGTAGTATTTCTGGTTTGGTTGGTTTTTTACGTCCTAAAGTTCGTTAATTTGAGATTTTTATGAATATTGAAACTTTACAACAGCCCGACAGTGCGATCGCCAAGATAACCCTCGATGCTCAAGAGGAGTTACTAGCCGAGGCGGGAAGCATGATTGCCATGAGCGATTTTATCAATGTTAGTACCACCCTCAGGCAAGGAAAGGGAGGAGGTATTTTAGGGGGTTTAAAAAGAATGATGGCAGGGGAATCATTATTTCTTAGTGTTTTTCGATGCTATCAACCCAATGGAGAAATTTATCTTGCCCCCCATCTGATGGGAGATATATTGGTTTATGAAATGATGGGCAATGAATTGGTAGTGCAATCAGGCTCTTATTTGGCTTGTGCTTCGGGGGTAGATATTGAATTGGGTTTTCAGGGTTTTAAATCATTGTTTTCGGGAGAATCTGTTTTTTGGTTACAAGTAAGCGGTAGCGGCCCAATTATTCTTACTTCTTTTGGTGGTATCTATGAAATAGATGTGGATGGGGAATATGTGGTTGATACGGGAAATATTGTGGCTTTTGAAAAAACTTTAGATTTCCGCATTACTAAAGCTAGTTCTAGTTTAATAGGTTCTTTTTTGGGGGGTGAGGGTTTAGTTTGTCGTTTTAGTGGGCGAGGAAAACTATTTTGTCAAACCCATAGTCCAAAGAGTTTTGGTACTACCATTGGCCCTAAATTACCTCCTAGATAAGTAATAAATATTAATTAAAAAATGTTTTTTTGACATTTAATAGTAATAGTGAAAAAGATAAAAAATGTGATAAAAATATGTTAAATAAATCAGAAATTAATTATCGAATTGAAAATAACCCGGCCTATGCTTTTTTAATTTTAACTCTACAGGCTAATCAGATGGTGATGGTGGAGTCAGGAGCGATGGCGGCCATGGATTCTGGTATTAAGATGAAATCGAAAATGAAAGGGGGTTTAGGTAAAAGTATTGGCAGGATGTTAGGGGGAGAATCCTTGTTTTTAAGTGGATTTACCGCTGAAAATAAGTCGGG is a window from the Cyanobacterium stanieri LEGE 03274 genome containing:
- a CDS encoding TIGR00266 family protein; this encodes MNIETLQQPDSAIAKITLDAQEELLAEAGSMIAMSDFINVSTTLRQGKGGGILGGLKRMMAGESLFLSVFRCYQPNGEIYLAPHLMGDILVYEMMGNELVVQSGSYLACASGVDIELGFQGFKSLFSGESVFWLQVSGSGPIILTSFGGIYEIDVDGEYVVDTGNIVAFEKTLDFRITKASSSLIGSFLGGEGLVCRFSGRGKLFCQTHSPKSFGTTIGPKLPPR